The Flaviflexus equikiangi genome contains the following window.
CGGTGGAGGCCCTCCCCGGACGTGGAGTAGCGTCCGCGGCCGGTGATCGTGACGACGTTGTCCCGCTGCAGGCCGGTGAGGGTGACGCGGGCACCATCCCACTCGACTGCCCGGGACTCGCCGTTGACGACGACGGAATCCACCTCGACACCGATGAAGTCGACGAACGTCTCTGTCAGGTCCGACGAGAACGCGATCGTCGATGCCGTCTCGAACGTTTCTGGTCCCCTCACGTCGAGTTGGACGAGATAGGAATCGATGGTGATGGTGCTTCGTGCGGCGGCCTCAGCCCTGCTCAGATTCTCAGTCACCGTGTCATCTTAGAGGCTCCCGCCCTGCCTTTACCACACGCCGGTCCCAGCCCGGCGTCCGGGAAGAACCTGTCGGTCCCAGCCGTCCACCCCTAGTATGGTCCTAGCAAAAGAAAGGTTGAGCATGATCATTGGTATCCCGGTTGAGATAAAAGACGATGAGGCGCGCGTCGGTTTGACCCATGCTGGTGCGGCCGAGCTGGTCGCCGCTGGACACACCGTGCTCGTCGAGGAGGGTGCCGGGGCGGGGGCCCGCTGCTTCGATGAGGATTATGCCGCGGCGGGTGCCGAGATCGTGTCCGACGTTGAAGAGCTGTGGGAGCGTGCCGATCTCATCGTCAAGGTGAAGGAGCCGATCGGGCCCGAGCTGGATCGCCTGCGCGAGGGACAGACGATCTTCACCTACCTCCATCTGGCGGCGGACGAGGAGCTGTCCCGTCGGGTCGTCGACTCGGGAGCAACCGCGATCGCCTACGAGACTGTCCAGCTCGAGGATGGTTCCCTCCCCCTCCTCATGCCCATGTCCGAGATCGCCGGCCGTCTCGCACCCCAGGAGGCGGCACACTACCTCATGAAGCCCTTCGGCGGCCCCGGGCGCCTCATGGGAGGGGTTCCGGGCGTCCCGCCCGTGCGTACTCTTATTCTCGGCGCGGGCACGGTCGGCTCGCATGCCGCGAAGGTCGCGGTCGGCATGGGTGCCGACGTGACCATCATGGATATCAACACGCAGCGGCTGCGCTCACTCGACCGCGAGTACGGGACGCGGATCAGGACACACACGTCCTCCCCCGCCCACATCCTCGAAGAGGCACGCGAATCCGATGTCATCATCGGCACGGTCCTCATTCCAGGGGCGCGTACCCCCCAGCTCATCACGCACGATATCCTTCCCGAGCTCAAGGACGGTGTGATGCTCGTCGATGTCGCGATCGACCAGGGCGGCTGCTTCGTCGGATCTCGACCCACCTACCATCACGACCCCATCTATCACACGGAGGGGCGGACGTACTACTGCGTGGGGAACATGCCGGGGGCGGTGCCCGTGTCCGCCACGACCGCGTTGACTGACCAGACCCTGCCCTACATCAAGCTTCTCGCCGAGGGGCCCTTCGAGGCGATGAGGGCGCGGAGGGACCTGGCTCTCGGTCTGCAGGCCGCGAATGGTCTGCTTGTCGAACCCGGCGTGGCCGAGGCGTTCAACCTCCCGCTCGCGGACTTGGACGAGGTTCTCGCGGCGGGCCGGGACTGACGGCGAGACGTGTGCGCGCCGAGGTAGTCGAAAGCGCGCACGGCATGTAGGTTTGAGTCGTGACTAACGTAACCATCGCGATCTCTCCCGACTGGACCATCGATCTCAACATCCCTGGTATCACAGTGCTGGAATGGGATTTCAAGACTCCGCCGCCCGCTGACCACATCGACATCGCTGTCGCCCCGCATGTCACCACTCCCGATCTTGTGGAGCGCGTGGCAGAGACCGGTGCGAAACTGCTCCAACTCGGCTCGATCGGCTATGACGGGATCCCCCGTGACCTGCCAGAGGGTCTTGCCGTGGCGAACGCGGCCTCCGTGCATGAAACAGCAACCGCTGAACTCGCCATGGCGTCCCTGCTCTACGCCGCGCGCGATCTCGATCGTGCCCGCGAAGCCCAGGTCGAGGCCCGGTGGGAAGGATACTATTCGGCTGGTCTCGCCGATTCGACGATCATCCTCGTCGGCATCGGCGGTGTCGGTAGCGCCATCGCCCAACGGCTGGCACCCTTCGAGACGAACGTCATCAGAGTGGCGCGCCGCGGGCGCGAAGACATGTACGGCACCGTCTATTCCTTCACCGACCTGCCGGAACTCCTCCCCACCGCGGATGCTGTCGTCGTGGCCGTGCCGCTCACGGAATCGACCGAGAACATGGTCGATGATCGCTTCCTCTCAGCCATGAAGGACAATGCGATCCTCGTCAACGTGGCACGCGGCAAGGTGGCCGTGACGGACGCTCTCGTCGCGCACGCCGACAGGCTGCGTCTCGCGCTCGACGTGACAGACCCAGAGCCGCTGCCGAACGATCATCCGCTGTTCGAGAAGGCCACCCTTATCACGCCCCATATCGGCGGCAACACGCAGGCCATGTATCGGCGCATGAACCGGCTTGTCCGCAAGCAGGTCGGCAACTTCATCTCCGGAGAGCCCTTCGTCAACGTCGTTCTCGGCCGGTAGATCCAGCTGAGGATGGGCCCCACCGCGGTGGGGCTCATCCTCATGAGTCGCGCAGACACGCGTGTCTCGATGCTCGGTTTCCGGCATCTGTGCCAGTGCTCGGTTGGTTCAGACGACCTGGAGGAGTGCGTTCTCGATCAGCTCCGGCATGGCGGGGTGGATCCAGTATTGGGTGTCGACGATGTCTCTCGCGGTCTGGCCGGTCGACATGGCCTGGATGAGGATCTGAATCAGGGTGGGGGCGTGGGGGCCGATGATGTGGGCGCCCAGGATCCGTGTCGTCTCACGATCGACGATGATCTTCGCGAAACCTGTCGTATTCTCCATCGCCCATCCGTAGGCGATGCCAGCATAGTCCTGCTTGGCGACGGCATAGTCGAGTCCGCTCTCTTTCGCCTGCGCCTCGGTCATGCCCACGGTCGCGATCTGCGGATCCCCGAACACGGCCGATGGAACGTACCGGTGGTCTGTTGCCTTGAGGTCATCGGGGTGGAGCAGATTGTGGCGCACCGTCTTCGCCTCCTTGTTGGCGACGTGCTTGAGCTGCCACGGGGATGAAATGTCCCCCAGGGCGAATACACCCTCGATCACGGCTCCGCTCTCGTCGAGGACCCGCTGGTAGTCGTCGACACGCACCCGACCATCCGCATGCGTCCCGATTCCAGCGGCACCGACCTCAAGGGTGTCCGAGTTGGGCTGGCGTCCCGTTGCGACGAGGATCTCGTCCGCCTCGATCGTCACGACCTCATCACGGTGGATACCGGTCACGATCACCCTGCCATCGCGCCGCTCCACCGCTGTCGTGGAGAATTCCAGGCGCACGTCATAGGTGCCCGAGGCGATTGTCGTGTAGGCCTCTGCGATGTTGTGATCCTGGGCCCGCAGAAGGACGCTCGAGCGGGCGAGCACGGTGACGGCAACACCGAGGGATGAGAACACGTGCGCCATCTCAGCCGCGATGAAACCGGACCCGAGGATGATCATGGAGGCTGGCAGCTCCTCCATCCTCATGACCGAATCGGAGGTCAATGCCTGTGCCTGCGACAGGCCGGGGATGGGAGGGAGGCTGGGGCGGGCACCTGCCGCGATAACGACCCGGTCCGCGGTGATCTCCTCCTCTCCGCCGGCTGTCGCCACAACCATCGTCTTCGGGCCGGTGAACCGGCCGACCCCCTGGTAGACCGTGAGGAAACGATTGTCCTCATGGGTTTTCCGATAGTCCTCTCCCCCGGCGGCGATGGGGTCGATGCGGCCGAAGATCCTGTCCCTGATCGCGGGCCAGTCCACCCCATCGAGCGTTTCGCTCACCCCGAAGCGGGCAGCCTTCGCGGGAGTGCCAGCGATCTCGGCCGTGTAGGAGAACATCTTGGTCGGGATGCAGCCGACGTTGAGGCAGGTTCCGCCGAAAGTGCCCTTCTCGACGAGAGCGATCGAGAGGCCGTCGAATTCGGGGCCCGGAAGACTGTTGCCGGAGCCGGTTCCGATGATGAGGAGATCAAAATGGGTCATGTCATCAGCCTAACGAGTGGGGACGGCTGTGCCACTCCGGTTTCACTGACAGCGCGCACCCCGCCAGTCAGGGCGCCAGGTGCTCTCCGCGCTCCCACTCATCGATGATCGTGTCTCTGTCTCCGAGGCGGACGATCCGGCCCTGCTCCATGATGGCGATGCGGTCGGACACCTGGCCGATGACGTCGAGATCGTGGGAGATGAAGAGCTGGGTGAGCCCACGGCTTCGCTGCAGGCGCCCAAGCAGATCGAGGATCTCTGCCTGGACCGTGACATCGAGAGAGGAGACCGGTTCGTCTGCGATGAGGATGCTGGGGTTCGTCGCGAGGGCGCGGGCGATGGCCACACGCTGCCTCATGCCGCCGGATAGATGAAGGGGGCGCCGCGTCACCGTCTCCGGCGGGAGGGCGACATCGTCAAGGAGGGAATAGACGCGGTCGCGAAGATCTGACGTGGCGGAGCGCCACGTCGCGGAACCATCCGATGCCGCGTCGGCCAGGATCGAGCCGACTCTGGCGCGCGGATCGAAAGACGACAGCGCGTCCTGGTAGATGACGGAGATCTCGGACCGTCGGGGTCGGCGCTCCCGCTCCGGCACCG
Protein-coding sequences here:
- the ald gene encoding alanine dehydrogenase; its protein translation is MIIGIPVEIKDDEARVGLTHAGAAELVAAGHTVLVEEGAGAGARCFDEDYAAAGAEIVSDVEELWERADLIVKVKEPIGPELDRLREGQTIFTYLHLAADEELSRRVVDSGATAIAYETVQLEDGSLPLLMPMSEIAGRLAPQEAAHYLMKPFGGPGRLMGGVPGVPPVRTLILGAGTVGSHAAKVAVGMGADVTIMDINTQRLRSLDREYGTRIRTHTSSPAHILEEARESDVIIGTVLIPGARTPQLITHDILPELKDGVMLVDVAIDQGGCFVGSRPTYHHDPIYHTEGRTYYCVGNMPGAVPVSATTALTDQTLPYIKLLAEGPFEAMRARRDLALGLQAANGLLVEPGVAEAFNLPLADLDEVLAAGRD
- a CDS encoding NAD(P)-dependent oxidoreductase, whose translation is MTNVTIAISPDWTIDLNIPGITVLEWDFKTPPPADHIDIAVAPHVTTPDLVERVAETGAKLLQLGSIGYDGIPRDLPEGLAVANAASVHETATAELAMASLLYAARDLDRAREAQVEARWEGYYSAGLADSTIILVGIGGVGSAIAQRLAPFETNVIRVARRGREDMYGTVYSFTDLPELLPTADAVVVAVPLTESTENMVDDRFLSAMKDNAILVNVARGKVAVTDALVAHADRLRLALDVTDPEPLPNDHPLFEKATLITPHIGGNTQAMYRRMNRLVRKQVGNFISGEPFVNVVLGR
- a CDS encoding mycothione reductase, encoding MTHFDLLIIGTGSGNSLPGPEFDGLSIALVEKGTFGGTCLNVGCIPTKMFSYTAEIAGTPAKAARFGVSETLDGVDWPAIRDRIFGRIDPIAAGGEDYRKTHEDNRFLTVYQGVGRFTGPKTMVVATAGGEEEITADRVVIAAGARPSLPPIPGLSQAQALTSDSVMRMEELPASMIILGSGFIAAEMAHVFSSLGVAVTVLARSSVLLRAQDHNIAEAYTTIASGTYDVRLEFSTTAVERRDGRVIVTGIHRDEVVTIEADEILVATGRQPNSDTLEVGAAGIGTHADGRVRVDDYQRVLDESGAVIEGVFALGDISSPWQLKHVANKEAKTVRHNLLHPDDLKATDHRYVPSAVFGDPQIATVGMTEAQAKESGLDYAVAKQDYAGIAYGWAMENTTGFAKIIVDRETTRILGAHIIGPHAPTLIQILIQAMSTGQTARDIVDTQYWIHPAMPELIENALLQVV